In a genomic window of Corallococcus silvisoli:
- a CDS encoding class I SAM-dependent methyltransferase, with the protein MALRTVLPPPLEEPRLYTELATWWPLFSPPEEYAEEAEELLGILRTAAAGPAGTMLELGAGGGSLAFHLKQHFTLTLTDRAPEMVAVSRALNPECEHRVGDMTSLRLGRMFDRVMVHDAIMYAADRDAARATVQTAAAHCRPGGAVVLLPDFVRETFESTTESGGHDAPDGRGMRYLMWTWDPDPDDETFETAFAYLLREADGTVSMSQERHRFGLFRREDWLGWMAEAGCPATTRRDPWNREVFIGVREPE; encoded by the coding sequence ATGGCGCTGCGCACCGTGCTTCCGCCTCCGCTGGAGGAGCCCCGGCTCTACACGGAGCTGGCGACCTGGTGGCCGCTGTTCTCGCCTCCGGAGGAGTACGCGGAGGAGGCGGAGGAGCTGCTCGGCATCCTGCGCACGGCGGCGGCGGGGCCCGCGGGCACGATGCTGGAGCTGGGCGCGGGCGGGGGCAGCCTGGCCTTCCACCTGAAACAACACTTCACGTTGACGCTGACGGACCGCGCGCCGGAGATGGTCGCGGTCAGCCGCGCCCTCAACCCGGAGTGCGAGCACCGGGTGGGGGACATGACGTCCCTGCGGCTGGGGCGCATGTTCGACCGGGTGATGGTGCACGACGCCATCATGTACGCGGCGGACCGGGACGCCGCGCGGGCCACGGTCCAGACGGCCGCCGCGCACTGCCGCCCGGGCGGCGCCGTGGTGCTGCTGCCGGACTTCGTGCGGGAGACGTTCGAGTCCACGACGGAGTCGGGAGGGCACGACGCGCCGGACGGGCGCGGGATGCGCTACCTGATGTGGACGTGGGATCCGGATCCGGACGATGAGACCTTCGAGACCGCGTTCGCGTACCTGCTGCGGGAAGCGGATGGGACGGTGAGCATGTCCCAGGAGCGCCACCGCTTCGGCCTGTTCCGGCGGGAGGACTGGCTTGGGTGGATGGCGGAGGCGGGCTGCCCCGCGACGACGCGGCGGGACCCGTGGAACCGCGAGGTCTTCATCGGGGTGCGGGAGCCGGAGTGA
- a CDS encoding CapA family protein, translating to MRGWGAVLALGWMPWLAMAAPVRVELVFGGDVIPHGEVKSVARAHARSGAVPPGGGAAASLNHEGWDHVFGPLSDVLRTADVGVVNLETPVTANDKAFTKELVFNAPPAMVRALVGAGVKVVSTGNNHARDQHVEGLVETLRHLDAAGLRHAGTGTTRDAAWAPVFMDVRGVRLGFLSFTRSLNGFSNPKEADAPHAALLPYPEHESRRGLKLEEALERVRAAAAKCDALFVMGHWGREYSDTPHPLDRALGQAFLEAGAFAVIGHHPHVLQPLEAYTTKSGRQGFIAYSLGNLVANQGRFYQHVKGQLGKDGDKRDSLLLRVGVTRAEPGAPVALADVSVLPVWIENNATGRKARARRNIQPVLIDREVEEVSRRLAALALRTAPQDKASRAEQASLEKRLASARYRRERILRMLPTEFRVATPELRRRDDSEAGLTAQTVP from the coding sequence ATGCGCGGTTGGGGGGCGGTGCTGGCGCTGGGGTGGATGCCATGGCTGGCCATGGCCGCGCCCGTGCGCGTGGAGCTGGTGTTTGGCGGAGATGTGATTCCGCACGGCGAGGTGAAGTCGGTGGCGCGGGCCCACGCGCGAAGCGGGGCGGTGCCGCCGGGCGGCGGTGCGGCGGCCTCGCTCAACCATGAGGGCTGGGACCACGTCTTCGGGCCGCTGTCGGACGTGCTGCGCACGGCGGACGTGGGCGTGGTGAACCTGGAGACGCCCGTCACCGCCAACGACAAGGCCTTCACGAAGGAGCTGGTCTTCAACGCGCCGCCCGCGATGGTGCGAGCGCTGGTGGGGGCGGGCGTGAAGGTGGTGTCCACGGGCAACAACCACGCGCGCGATCAGCACGTGGAGGGCCTGGTGGAGACGCTGCGCCACCTGGACGCGGCGGGGCTGCGCCATGCGGGCACGGGGACCACCCGGGACGCGGCCTGGGCGCCGGTCTTCATGGACGTGCGCGGGGTACGGCTGGGCTTCCTGTCCTTCACGCGGAGCCTGAATGGCTTCAGCAACCCGAAGGAAGCGGATGCGCCACACGCGGCGCTCTTGCCCTATCCAGAGCATGAATCGCGCAGGGGCCTGAAGCTGGAGGAGGCGCTGGAGCGGGTGCGCGCCGCGGCGGCGAAGTGTGACGCGCTCTTCGTGATGGGACACTGGGGGCGGGAGTATTCAGACACGCCGCATCCATTGGACCGGGCGTTGGGGCAGGCCTTCCTGGAGGCGGGGGCGTTCGCGGTCATCGGGCATCATCCGCACGTGCTCCAGCCGCTGGAGGCGTACACGACGAAGTCGGGGCGCCAGGGGTTCATCGCGTATTCGCTGGGCAACCTGGTGGCGAACCAGGGGCGCTTCTACCAGCACGTGAAGGGGCAGCTGGGGAAGGACGGCGACAAGCGGGACTCGCTGCTGCTGCGCGTGGGCGTGACGCGCGCGGAGCCCGGCGCGCCGGTGGCGCTGGCGGATGTGTCGGTGTTGCCGGTGTGGATTGAGAACAACGCCACCGGCCGCAAGGCCCGCGCGCGGCGCAACATCCAGCCGGTGCTCATCGACCGGGAGGTGGAGGAGGTGTCCCGGCGGTTGGCGGCGCTGGCGCTGCGCACGGCGCCCCAGGACAAGGCCTCCCGCGCGGAGCAAGCCTCGCTGGAGAAGCGTCTGGCGAGCGCCCGGTACCGCCGCGAGCGCATCCTGCGCATGCTGCCCACGGAGTTCCGCGTGGCCACGCCCGAGCTGCGGCGGAGGGACGACAGCGAGGCGGGGCTGACCGCCCAGACGGTGCCGTGA
- a CDS encoding chloride channel protein, translating into MNLSRSAQALGQWLLLGAVVGGVCGVASAAFLALLEHATEFRVAHEALVYALPVAGLVLGAVYGRWGESIRGGNNLVLDTVHAGDAVIPLRMAPMVLLGTVLTHLFGGSAGREGTAVQMGASLADQLAHRFRVSPDTRRELLAAGIAGGFGSVFGTPLAGTLFGLEVVCVGRLGYEALLPALTASVVGDMVTRGLGIHHTAYPSPQALALTLPVLGKWLVFAVAVAAVAVAFIEGTHGLKRVLERRVPWLPVRMALGGLGVVGLWKLAGTSDYLGLGVPGILRAFQDVSLPWGAFAWKLIFTVVTLGAGFLGGEVTPLFFIGAALGNVLARLLGLPVDLGAAVGMAALFAAAANTPLALSLMAVELVGAAVLPHVAIVATVAYLLTGHRGIYPSQRIARRKLGGPLLDRVVALRDLHEAPPKQPEAPR; encoded by the coding sequence ATGAACCTCTCCCGGAGTGCCCAGGCGCTGGGCCAGTGGCTGCTGCTGGGCGCGGTGGTGGGCGGGGTGTGCGGCGTGGCGTCCGCGGCGTTCCTGGCCCTGCTGGAGCACGCGACGGAGTTCCGGGTGGCGCACGAGGCGCTGGTGTACGCGCTGCCGGTGGCGGGGCTCGTCCTGGGGGCGGTGTACGGCCGGTGGGGCGAGTCCATCCGGGGCGGCAACAACCTGGTGCTGGACACGGTGCATGCCGGGGACGCGGTGATTCCGCTGCGCATGGCGCCCATGGTGCTGCTGGGCACGGTGCTCACCCACCTGTTCGGCGGGAGCGCCGGGCGCGAGGGCACGGCGGTGCAGATGGGCGCGAGCCTGGCGGACCAGCTGGCCCACCGCTTCCGCGTGTCGCCGGACACGCGGCGCGAGCTGCTGGCGGCGGGCATCGCGGGTGGGTTCGGTTCGGTGTTCGGCACGCCGCTGGCGGGCACGCTGTTCGGGCTGGAGGTCGTGTGCGTGGGCCGGCTGGGCTACGAGGCGCTCCTGCCCGCGCTCACCGCGTCCGTGGTGGGGGACATGGTGACGCGCGGCCTGGGCATCCACCACACCGCGTATCCGTCGCCTCAGGCGCTGGCCTTGACGCTGCCGGTGCTGGGCAAGTGGCTGGTGTTCGCGGTGGCGGTGGCCGCGGTGGCGGTGGCCTTCATCGAAGGCACGCACGGCCTGAAGCGCGTGCTGGAGCGCCGCGTCCCGTGGCTGCCGGTGCGCATGGCCCTGGGCGGCCTGGGCGTGGTGGGGCTGTGGAAGCTCGCGGGCACCAGCGACTACCTGGGCCTGGGCGTGCCCGGCATCCTGCGCGCGTTCCAGGACGTGTCGCTGCCGTGGGGCGCGTTCGCGTGGAAGCTCATCTTCACGGTGGTGACGCTGGGCGCGGGGTTCCTGGGCGGCGAGGTGACGCCGCTGTTCTTCATTGGCGCGGCGCTGGGCAACGTGCTCGCGCGGCTGCTGGGCCTGCCGGTGGACCTGGGCGCGGCGGTGGGCATGGCGGCGCTGTTCGCGGCGGCGGCCAACACGCCGCTCGCGCTGTCGCTGATGGCGGTGGAGCTGGTGGGCGCGGCGGTGCTCCCGCACGTGGCCATCGTCGCCACGGTGGCGTATCTGCTCACCGGCCACCGGGGCATCTATCCCTCGCAGCGCATCGCGCGGAGGAAGCTGGGCGGGCCGCTGCTGGACCGGGTCGTCGCCTTGCGCGACCTGCACGAGGCGCCCCCGAAGCAGCCCGAGGCGCCCCGCTGA
- a CDS encoding SGNH/GDSL hydrolase family protein: MSVRLSGLSLAAVLAATTLGGSAMASTINQNTSWTINRSASQTYRVVAYGDSIFAGYNGGISSVARRGAPVVEGEYAAKKWGANVEVVRRTKSGAKADDIYNNKIVSERSYMQASNTRVVMFEMCGNDYLQARSAFTDQTGTCNYSGLQSALATCTTYMERGMQAINQYATTAKVKVISNIYYPGYDADNVLTSCTDSATGQKVNKQQYFLPLLARSNWRACSLATKYGFKCADAFAEMMASDYDRNGDGLVDSEAIAYREGESEDAYVQRISVTLRSTLRDANLHLANASTSYDYIQSDNTHPTYTGSTISVNIFSGSGSGSAAPGYTDSQIVNGKNPDWNKFGHERMGWSLSTFDPATP, translated from the coding sequence ATGTCCGTTCGTCTCAGCGGGCTGTCCCTCGCCGCCGTCCTCGCCGCCACCACGCTGGGTGGAAGCGCGATGGCCAGCACCATCAACCAGAACACGTCGTGGACCATCAACCGCTCGGCGTCGCAGACGTACCGGGTGGTGGCGTACGGCGACTCCATCTTCGCCGGCTACAACGGCGGCATCAGCAGCGTGGCGCGCCGTGGCGCGCCGGTGGTGGAGGGTGAGTACGCGGCGAAGAAGTGGGGCGCGAACGTGGAGGTGGTCCGCCGCACGAAGTCCGGCGCGAAGGCGGACGACATCTACAACAACAAGATCGTCTCCGAGCGCTCGTACATGCAGGCGTCCAACACGCGCGTCGTGATGTTCGAGATGTGCGGCAACGACTACCTGCAGGCCCGCAGCGCGTTCACCGACCAGACGGGGACGTGCAACTACAGCGGCCTGCAGAGCGCGCTGGCGACGTGCACCACGTACATGGAGCGTGGCATGCAGGCCATCAACCAGTACGCGACGACCGCGAAGGTGAAGGTCATCTCCAACATCTACTACCCCGGCTATGACGCGGACAACGTGCTGACGTCCTGCACGGACTCGGCGACGGGGCAGAAGGTGAACAAGCAGCAGTACTTCCTGCCGCTGCTGGCGCGCAGCAACTGGCGCGCGTGCAGCCTGGCGACCAAGTATGGCTTCAAGTGCGCGGACGCGTTCGCGGAGATGATGGCGTCGGACTACGACCGCAACGGCGACGGCCTGGTGGATTCGGAGGCCATCGCCTACCGCGAGGGCGAGTCCGAGGACGCCTACGTGCAGCGCATCAGCGTGACCCTGCGCAGCACCCTGCGCGACGCGAACCTGCACCTGGCGAACGCGAGCACCAGCTACGACTACATCCAGTCCGACAACACGCACCCGACCTACACGGGCTCCACCATCAGCGTGAACATCTTCTCCGGCTCCGGCTCCGGTTCGGCCGCGCCGGGCTACACGGACAGCCAGATCGTCAACGGCAAGAACCCGGACTGGAACAAGTTCGGCCACGAGCGCATGGGCTGGAGCCTGTCCACGTTCGACCCCGCCACGCCGTGA
- a CDS encoding DUF6923 family protein, producing MHQTWKAAIAAATVMVGGAAQAHDFVALKLVNGYQTLDITSYPTTVNFTTVALNSHPTLPSTLLTATDPLLTPSGWTFTPPLPQSVPVDGNLISYYSFTINSFDDCVALGNADDDPTTPGPLPNAAFTNTFFATWDSGTAQSSVKVTCKPANTLPCDNSLFYSDSGLGLPNTTLSRMNPATAALTPFSTANIFYSATAFNHLDGYIYAIDNTLPVKNLVRIGADGVATIVGPLPQLNLLNTYPAGTVLSDGTYLIFSGPGFGVIPSYARINLTTGTVINAGAAPTLASILDFATNPLDGQVYGYNQVTHRMTRFDPNTGNTTDYGPIGPPDGLTGLPALYFTTTAAAFDAAGTLYVYGNQLTGLLHPINTLYTVNVTTGVFTAVATGAVSLNGNENFASCPFPSALEKSATRNEGFFKTHEEALSACLSNGGSIDLGRLGTVNSVEEAMGVLWLSPSATQQRVPRTEEQSLRVKLGRQSLTATCNSRLFGAATQPGVERARRAMDSGTREDMEAQLTELRALNDKGSRYALPMSFNGGPASASHALSIAREPKSSL from the coding sequence ATGCATCAGACATGGAAGGCTGCCATTGCGGCGGCCACGGTGATGGTCGGTGGTGCTGCGCAGGCTCACGACTTCGTCGCCTTGAAGCTCGTCAATGGTTATCAGACGCTCGACATCACCTCGTACCCGACGACGGTCAATTTCACGACGGTCGCGCTCAATTCGCACCCGACGCTGCCTTCGACGCTGCTGACCGCGACGGATCCGCTGTTGACGCCCTCGGGCTGGACGTTCACGCCGCCGCTGCCGCAGTCGGTGCCGGTGGATGGGAACCTCATCTCCTACTACTCGTTCACCATCAACAGCTTCGACGACTGCGTCGCGCTGGGGAACGCGGATGACGACCCGACGACGCCCGGCCCGCTGCCGAACGCGGCGTTCACGAACACGTTCTTCGCCACGTGGGACAGTGGCACCGCGCAGAGCAGCGTGAAGGTGACGTGCAAGCCGGCGAACACGCTGCCGTGCGACAACAGCCTGTTCTACTCGGACAGCGGGCTGGGGCTGCCCAACACGACGCTGAGCAGGATGAACCCCGCGACGGCGGCGCTGACGCCGTTCTCCACGGCGAACATCTTCTACTCCGCCACGGCCTTCAACCACCTGGATGGCTACATCTACGCCATCGACAACACGCTGCCGGTGAAGAACCTGGTGCGCATTGGCGCGGATGGCGTCGCCACCATCGTCGGGCCCCTGCCGCAGCTGAACCTGCTGAACACGTACCCGGCCGGCACCGTCCTGTCCGACGGCACCTACCTCATCTTCAGCGGCCCGGGCTTCGGGGTCATCCCGTCGTACGCGCGCATCAACCTGACCACGGGCACCGTCATCAACGCCGGGGCCGCCCCGACGCTGGCGAGCATCCTCGACTTCGCGACGAACCCGCTCGACGGCCAGGTGTACGGCTACAACCAGGTCACCCACCGCATGACCCGGTTCGACCCGAACACGGGCAACACCACCGACTACGGCCCCATCGGGCCGCCGGACGGCCTCACCGGTCTGCCCGCGCTGTACTTCACGACGACCGCCGCCGCCTTCGACGCCGCGGGGACGCTCTACGTCTACGGCAACCAGCTGACCGGCCTGCTCCACCCCATCAACACCCTCTACACGGTGAACGTGACCACGGGGGTCTTCACGGCCGTCGCCACGGGCGCGGTGAGCCTCAACGGCAACGAGAACTTCGCCTCCTGCCCGTTCCCCTCCGCGCTCGAGAAGAGCGCGACCCGCAACGAGGGGTTCTTCAAGACGCATGAGGAGGCGCTGTCCGCGTGCCTCTCCAACGGCGGCAGCATCGACCTGGGCCGGCTGGGCACCGTGAACAGCGTGGAGGAGGCCATGGGTGTCCTGTGGCTCAGCCCCTCCGCGACGCAGCAGCGCGTCCCCCGCACGGAGGAGCAGTCCCTGCGCGTGAAGCTGGGTCGTCAGTCGCTCACCGCCACCTGCAACTCGCGGCTCTTCGGCGCGGCCACGCAGCCTGGGGTCGAGCGTGCCCGCAGGGCCATGGACTCCGGCACCCGCGAGGACATGGAGGCCCAGCTGACGGAGCTGCGCGCGCTCAACGACAAGGGCTCCCGGTACGCGCTGCCCATGTCCTTCAACGGTGGGCCGGCGTCGGCGTCGCATGCCCTCTCCATCGCCCGCGAGCCGAAGAGCAGCCTCTGA
- a CDS encoding macro domain-containing protein, translating to MLPEKIYLMDLQPALVRAWDEAFEEFDFVAAREEDFFSLPADAMVSPANSFGIMDGGLDLAIRDTLGLQVQDAVQRAILEEHHGELPVGAAVVVASGHERWPFLVAAPTMRIPENVSQTVNAYLAFRAVLLAVKRHNARGAPPIRTLVCPGLGTGIGGLEARRCAVQMRLALKHVMAPARIPSFRDIHLTHRALRTA from the coding sequence ATGCTCCCCGAGAAGATCTACCTGATGGACCTCCAGCCAGCGCTGGTGCGGGCCTGGGATGAAGCCTTCGAGGAATTCGACTTCGTCGCCGCGCGAGAGGAGGACTTCTTCTCCCTCCCGGCGGACGCGATGGTCAGCCCCGCCAACAGCTTCGGCATCATGGATGGAGGGCTCGACCTGGCCATCCGCGACACGCTGGGCCTCCAGGTGCAGGACGCGGTCCAGCGGGCCATCCTGGAAGAGCATCACGGCGAGCTGCCCGTCGGGGCCGCGGTGGTCGTTGCCTCCGGCCATGAGCGCTGGCCGTTCCTCGTGGCCGCGCCCACGATGCGCATCCCGGAGAACGTCTCCCAGACGGTCAATGCCTATCTCGCGTTTCGCGCCGTCCTGCTCGCGGTGAAGCGACACAACGCGCGGGGCGCGCCCCCCATCCGGACGCTTGTCTGCCCGGGGCTCGGCACCGGCATTGGAGGGCTGGAGGCACGGCGGTGCGCGGTCCAGATGCGGCTGGCCCTGAAGCACGTCATGGCCCCCGCCCGCATCCCCTCCTTCCGCGACATCCACCTCACCCACCGGGCGCTCCGCACGGCGTAG